Proteins encoded in a region of the Neodiprion lecontei isolate iyNeoLeco1 chromosome 5, iyNeoLeco1.1, whole genome shotgun sequence genome:
- the LOC124294400 gene encoding uncharacterized protein LOC124294400, translated as MAPINETGSNFWSVKDVLPTIPPFDGHNMPFDSFVEQLRHVETLIKASDKMTFAKFAQSKVTGPASQYLVGINCNDVEDLITALSRAYRPDIPIRQLPAQLDRITQQPYERIIDYSCRIRAISKEISTAIIAKHPLDLATLLLNDLKKDTSRSFIRGLRPELEWRIATIRPLPTFETAGSIAEGEEAELINRQMQFSAHYFTPSTPMCLPLPPHTAPPSQVPTAASSIPPLMSLPTRGYVHQPAPRTEPGTYAQALHPNNSSADHVNALPSTCQFCNHQGHSITECHRLQSKRYCTKCRRMGHFHDECNRTNRNQELYCGNCNRRGHTVDRCRSFPRNNQGNAGSNKHLNGNIARGENAPASNANN; from the coding sequence ATGGCACCAATTAACGAAACCGGTTCAAACTTTTGGTCAGTAAAAGATGTCTTGCCGACAATCCCCCCTTTTGACGGCCACAACATGCCCTTTGACTcatttgtagaacaattacGTCACGTAGAGACTCTTATAAAAGCTTCGGATAAAATGACCTTCGCCAAATTTGCGCAATCAAAGGTTACAGGCCCCGCTTCCCAATATTTAGTAGGCATTAACTGTAATGACGTCGAGGACCTCATAACTGCCCTTAGCCGAGCATACCGCCCGGATATCCCCATACGCCAGTTACCCGCTCAATTAGATAGAATTACACAACAACCATATGAGCGCATCATAGATTACTCGTGCAGAATAAGagcaatatcaaaagaaataagcacaGCGATCATAGCCAAACACCCACTAGACTTAGCAACGCTTCTACTGAACGATCTAAAGAAGGATACCTCGAGATCGTTTATCAGAGGGCTTCGGCCAGAATTGGAGTGGAGAATCGCTACTATCAGACCATTACCAACCTTCGAAACTGCCGGCAGCATCgccgaaggtgaagaagcCGAGCTAATTAACCGTCAGATGCAATTCTCTGCACACTATTTTACCCCCTCTACACCCATGTGTCTGCCGTTACCCCCCCATACTGCTCCTCCGTCTCAGGTGCCCACCGCGGCCTCCTCTATCCCCCCCCTGATGTCATTGCCCACACGTGGTTACGTTCATCAACCAGCGCCTCGTACCGAACCCGGAACCTACGCCCAAGCGCTCCATCCGAACAACAGTTCTGCTGACCACGTTAATGCTCTGCCCAGCActtgtcaattttgtaaccaCCAGGGTCACTCCATCACGGAATGTCACCGTTTGCAAAGTAAAAGATATTGTACTAAATGTCGCAGAATGGGCCACTTCCACGATGAATGCAACAGGACCAACAGAAATCAAGAACTATACTGCGGCAATTGTAATCGCAGAGGCCACACAGTAGACCGATGTAGATCCTTTCCGCGTAATAACCAAGGCAATGCAGGctcaaataaacatttaaacgGGAACATCGCCCGCGGGGAGAACGCGCCCGCGAGCAATGCAAACAACTAG